GCTGGCGCTGCTGTACCTGATCCACTCGGCGGCCGAATTGTGCATCTCGCCGGTGGGCCTCTCGATGATCACGAAGCTGAGCCTGGCGCGCGTCGTCGGCCTGATGATGGGCCTGTGGTTCCTCTCGATCGCCTGCGCGCAATATGTGGCCGGGCTCGTCGCGCAGGTGGCGAGCGTGGAGACGGTGGGCGGTCAGGTGACCAACCTTCAGGTGAGCCTGAACACCTATGCGGGCGTCTTCTGGACGATCGGCATCGCGGCGGCCGTGCTGGGCGCGGTGCTGCTGCTGATCTCGCCGCTGATCAAGAAGTGGATGAATGGTGTCAATTAAGCGAATTTCCGCGCTGGCCCTGCTCGGGCTGGCGGCCTGTTCGGCGTCCACGGACGCAAAGCCGAAATCGGCCTCCTCGTCCTCGCCCAAGGTGGCGGAGCCGTGGACGGGCGATCCCTTCCCCTCGACCTACCATGCCTATGCGGGCGTGCCGACTTTGCTGACCAACGCGACGATCCTCGACGGCGAGGGCGCGCGGATCGACAACGGGCAGATCCTGTTCGCGGACGGCAAGGTCGTCGCGGTCGGCCAGACGGTGCAGGCGCCGGCCGGGGCCACCGTGATCGACGGGCAGGGCAAGTGGGTGACGCCCGGCATCATCGATATTCACAGCCATCTGGGCGACTATGCCTCGCCCGCCGTGCAGGCGCATTCCGACGGCAACGAGATGACCAACCCCACCACGCCGGAAGTGTGGGCGGAGCATAGCGTGTGGCCGCAGGATCCGGGCTTCAGCCGCGCGCTGGCCAATGGCGGCGTCACCACGCTGCAGATCCTGCCCGGCTCGGGCAACCTGATGGGCGGCCGCTCGGTCGTGATCAAAAACGTCTATGCGCGCACCGTGCAGGGGATGAAGTTCCCCGGCGCGCCCTACGGGCTGAAGATGGCCTGCGGCGAGAATCCGAAGCGCGTCTATGGCGGCAAGGGCCGCGCGCCCTCCACGCGGATGGGCAATATCGCGGTCGATCGCCAGACCTGGGCGAAGGCGGTGGAATATCGCCGCAAGTGGGACAAATATGAGAAGGACGGCGGCGAGGCGCCCGCGCGCGACCTCGGCATGGATACGCTGGCGGGCGTGCTTTCCGGCCAGATCCTCGTCCACAATCACTGCTACCGCGCCGACGAGATGGCCAACGTCCTCGATATGGCCAAGGAGTTCGGCTACCATGTCGCGAGCTTCCAGCACTCGGTGGAGGCCTACAAGATCCCCGATCTGCTGAAGGCCGCCGACACCTGCGCCTCCGCCTGGGCCGACTGGTACGGCTTCAAGATGGAAAGCTATGACGGCATTCCCGAAAATCTGGCGCTGCTGGAGCATGGGGGCGCCTGCGCGACGATCCATTCGGACAGCCCGAACGGCATTCAGCATCTGAACCAGGAAGTGGCCAAGGCGCGCGCGGCGGGCCTGCGCATGGGGATCGATATCCCGCGCGAAGTGGCGTGGCGCTGGGCGAGCTACAATCCGGCCAAGGCGCTGGGCATCGCCGATCGCACCGGCAGCCTGAAGCCGGGCAAGATGGCGGACGTCGTGCTGTGGAACGGCGATCCGTTCAGCACCTACACGCGGCCCGAAAAGGTCTGGGTCGACGGGGCGCTGATGTATGACATGCACGATCCCAAGCGACGGCCGGTATCCGATTTCGAGCTGGGCCAGGCCGGCGAAGGAGACGTGAAGTGAAGCGCCTTGCTCCTTGGGCTTCCGTCGCGTTGGCCGCTTTTCTCGCCGCGCCCGCCTTTGCGGAAACGATCGCCTTCACCGGCGGCACCGTCGCCATCGGCGATGGATCGCAGCCCATCCCTAACGGCACGGTCGTCGTGAAGGACGGCCGCGTCGTCGCCGCCGGCGCCGGTGTCGCGGTGCCGGCCGGCGCGCGCGTGGTGGACGCCACGGGCAAATGGGTGTCGCCCGGCCTCGTCGCGGGCACCAGCACGCTCGGCCTCGCCGATGTCGAGGGCGTCTCCGAATCGAACGACCTTTCGACGAAGGGCACGCCCTTCTCGGCCGCGATCGACATTTCGACGAGCATCAACCCGGTCAGCGCGCGCCTCGGCGTCGAGCGCGCGAAGGGCATGACGCGCGCCGTGGTGGTGCCCGAGGCGGGCAACACGATGTTCGGCGGGCAGGGCGCGGTGATCGATCTTGGTGCCGATCCCGATCCCGTCACCAAGGCGCGCGCCTTCCAGTTCGTCGAGTTCGGCGAGACGGCGATGAAGCATGGGGGTGGCAGCCGCCCCGCCGCGCAGGCCCTGCTGCGCGCGGCGCTGGCGGCGGCGCGCAATCCGGCGCTGGCGGGCACGCTCGCCCGCGACGTGCTGGTGACGCGCGCCGATGCGGAGGCGCTGGTGCCGGTGATCGAAGGGCGGATGCCGCTGCTCGTCCATGCCGAGCGGGCGAGCGATATCCTTTCGGCGCTGGCGCTGACGCGGGAATTCCCGAAACTGCGTCTGGTGCTGCTGGGCGCGACCGAGGGCTGGACGGTGGCCGACCGGATCGCCGCCGCGCACGTGCCCGTGATCGCCGCCGCTTATGCCGACCTGCCCGAGCAGTTCGAGATGATCGCCTCCACCCAGTCCAATGTCGGGCGGATGGCGAAGGCGGGCGTGATGGTCGCGATCTCGTCGATCGATGCGGGCGAGGAAAGCTACGAGAGCTATCTCAAGCAGTTCGCCGGCAATCTCGTCGCACTGACCAAGGTGGATGGCGCCACGGGTCTCGACTGGGGCCAGGCCTTCGCCACGATCACCTCGCGGCCCGCGCAGGCGCTGGGCCTGGACGGCGAGATCGGCTCGCTCCGCCCCGGCCGGAAGGCGGACGTGGTGCTGTGGGACGGCGATCCGCTGGAGGTCGCCTCGGCGGCGGTCGCGGTGTGGATCGACGGCGTGCAGCAGCCCGCCGGCAGCCGCCAGACGCGCCTGCGCAATCGCTATGCCAATCCGGTGGAAGGCGCGCTGCCCAAGGCCTATGATCGGTAGGCTGGCGGAGATGCGCTGAGGCGGCGAACCGGTCCGGTATGCGGGCCGGTTCGTCCCGCACCGTCTGGTACGATCAGAACTGAAGAGTACGGAAACCGACATGTCCCGCAAATATTTCGGCACCGACGGCATTCGCGGCCGCACCAACGAGGGCGCGATGACCGCCGAGATCGCGATGCGCGTGGGTCAGGCGGCGGGCGCGCACTTCATGCGCGGCACGCATCGCCACCGCGTGCTGATCGGCAAGGATACGCGCTTGTCCGGCTACATGATGGAGAGCGCGCTGACGGCGGGCTTCACCAGCGTGGGCATGGACGTGGTGCTGGTCGGCCCGATGCCGACGCCGGCCGTGGCGATGCTGACGCGATCGATGCGCGCGGACATCGGCGTGATGATCTCGGCCAGCCACAATCCGTTCGCGGACAATGGCATCAAGCTGTTCGGCCCGGACGGCTACAAGCTTTCCGACGACACCGAGGCCGCGATCGAGCGCGCGATCGACGGGCGCGTGGCGCTGCCGCCCGCCGAGCAGATCGGCCGCGCGCGCCGGATCGAGGATGCGCAGGGCCGCTATATCGCGGCGGCCAAATCGACCTTCCCGGATCATCTGCGGCTGGACGGCCTGCGGATCGTGGTCGATTGCGCGAACGGCGCCGCCTACAAGGTCGCGCCCGAGGCCCTGTGGGAGCTGGGCGCGGACGTGATCGCGCTGGGCGTGTCCCCGAACGGCGTCAACATCAACGATCATGTCGGCTCGACCGACCCGAGCGCGGTGCAGGCCAAGGTGCTGGAGACGCGCGCGGACATCGGCATCGCGCTGGATGGCGACGCGGATCGCCTGATCGTGGTCGACGACCGGGGGCAGGTGGTGGATGGCGATCAGCTGATGGCGCTGATCGCCGTGTCGCAGGCGCGCGCGGGCGCGCTGAAGGGCGATGGCATCGTCGCCACCGTCATGTCCAATCTGGGGCTCGAACGCTTTCTGTGGGGGCAGGGGATCGCGCTGCACCGGACGCCGGTGGGCGACCGCTACGTGGTGGAGGCGATGCGCGCTGGCGGCTACAATGTCGGCGGCGAGCAATCGGGCCATATCGTGCTGGCCGATCATGCGACGACCGGCGACGGCCTGATCGCGGCCTTGCAGGTGCTGGCCGAGCTGGTTTCTTCCGGCAAGCCCGCGCACCGGCTGCTGCG
This DNA window, taken from Sphingomonas sp. AP4-R1, encodes the following:
- a CDS encoding amidohydrolase, encoding MVSIKRISALALLGLAACSASTDAKPKSASSSSPKVAEPWTGDPFPSTYHAYAGVPTLLTNATILDGEGARIDNGQILFADGKVVAVGQTVQAPAGATVIDGQGKWVTPGIIDIHSHLGDYASPAVQAHSDGNEMTNPTTPEVWAEHSVWPQDPGFSRALANGGVTTLQILPGSGNLMGGRSVVIKNVYARTVQGMKFPGAPYGLKMACGENPKRVYGGKGRAPSTRMGNIAVDRQTWAKAVEYRRKWDKYEKDGGEAPARDLGMDTLAGVLSGQILVHNHCYRADEMANVLDMAKEFGYHVASFQHSVEAYKIPDLLKAADTCASAWADWYGFKMESYDGIPENLALLEHGGACATIHSDSPNGIQHLNQEVAKARAAGLRMGIDIPREVAWRWASYNPAKALGIADRTGSLKPGKMADVVLWNGDPFSTYTRPEKVWVDGALMYDMHDPKRRPVSDFELGQAGEGDVK
- a CDS encoding amidohydrolase family protein, which produces MKRLAPWASVALAAFLAAPAFAETIAFTGGTVAIGDGSQPIPNGTVVVKDGRVVAAGAGVAVPAGARVVDATGKWVSPGLVAGTSTLGLADVEGVSESNDLSTKGTPFSAAIDISTSINPVSARLGVERAKGMTRAVVVPEAGNTMFGGQGAVIDLGADPDPVTKARAFQFVEFGETAMKHGGGSRPAAQALLRAALAAARNPALAGTLARDVLVTRADAEALVPVIEGRMPLLVHAERASDILSALALTREFPKLRLVLLGATEGWTVADRIAAAHVPVIAAAYADLPEQFEMIASTQSNVGRMAKAGVMVAISSIDAGEESYESYLKQFAGNLVALTKVDGATGLDWGQAFATITSRPAQALGLDGEIGSLRPGRKADVVLWDGDPLEVASAAVAVWIDGVQQPAGSRQTRLRNRYANPVEGALPKAYDR
- the glmM gene encoding phosphoglucosamine mutase, with amino-acid sequence MSRKYFGTDGIRGRTNEGAMTAEIAMRVGQAAGAHFMRGTHRHRVLIGKDTRLSGYMMESALTAGFTSVGMDVVLVGPMPTPAVAMLTRSMRADIGVMISASHNPFADNGIKLFGPDGYKLSDDTEAAIERAIDGRVALPPAEQIGRARRIEDAQGRYIAAAKSTFPDHLRLDGLRIVVDCANGAAYKVAPEALWELGADVIALGVSPNGVNINDHVGSTDPSAVQAKVLETRADIGIALDGDADRLIVVDDRGQVVDGDQLMALIAVSQARAGALKGDGIVATVMSNLGLERFLWGQGIALHRTPVGDRYVVEAMRAGGYNVGGEQSGHIVLADHATTGDGLIAALQVLAELVSSGKPAHRLLRQFDPLPQLLKNVRFTGGQPLEDEKVKAVIAAAEQRLDGNGRLVIRKSGTEPLIRVMAEGEDARLVDEVVDSICDAVRKAA